The Prochlorococcus marinus XMU1419 nucleotide sequence ACGCTCTTGCAAGTGTAACTTCATCCACATATTCAAGTTCACTACCCATTGGGAGGCCATATGCAATCCTCGTAACTTTAGTAAAAGGGGCTAGCAATTTTCCAATATAAAGACTTGTTGTATCTCCCTCCACACTGGGGGTCAATGCCAATATGATCTCATCTATTTCAGACTTACTAACTCTTTCCACCAAGCTTCTTATTTCTAAGAGTTCGGGTCCAACAGAATCCATTGGTGATATTAAACCACCAATAACGTGGTAAACACCTTTAAATTCTCTGGCGCGCTCCAATGCAAGCAAATCTTTAGTTTCTGCCACTACGCAGATTAGTTTTTGATTTCTTTCAGTATTTTTACAAATTTCACATTCATCTTCTGAAGTTAAATTGAAACATTTTTTGCAACGACCAACATTACTATGTGCTTCTAAAAGAGCCTTTGAAAAATCTCTTATTGTACTTTCAGGTTGTTTTAAAATAAACAGGGCTAATCGTTGCGCTGTTCTTGGACCAATCCCTGGGAATTTCTCAAAATGACCAATTAATTTTGAAAGCGGTTTGGTATAAGTAATCAAAATCAAACTATTTCTAGGAATAATTTAGACGCAAAATTCTGAATTGCCATAATTGTTTGCTTTTAATGTCTTATTATGTTTTTAGTTAGTAATTTCAAACAAAATGAAAAATATTAGATTTAACCCTTTCAAATATTTATTTTTGATTTTTTTGTGTTTAACACTGAGTGCTTGTAGTGGAGGACTAAATGCGGGATTAGAAGCTTATCAAAGTCCAGATGGAAGATATGCCTTTTTGTATCCAACAGGATGGACTAGAGTAAAAGTCGATGGAGGACCTGAAATTATTTACCACGATCTAATAAATAGTAATGAGACTTTAAGTTTAGTTATTTCTGATGTAAATAAAGAGGTTCAATTAGAGCAATTAGGAAGCCCAAGTGAAGTAGGTCAAACATTAATTGATAAAGTCATTGCTCCCGAAGGTTCAGGTAGAGAGGTAAAACTTATAAATGCCAATAAAAGGGAGTCATCTAATCATATTTTCTATGATTTAGAGTATGAATTAAATTTAAATGAACAAGCGAGGCACGAATTAGCTACTGTCGTAATTGATAGAGGAACACTTTACACTTTTGCTGTAGGGACAAATGAAGAGAGATGGAATAAAGTTGACGGTATGTTTATTAATGTAATTCAATCATTTAACTTTTTAATTTAGTTTAGAAATTCTATATTAGATTCCTACTTGAACATTCCATAAATCAGCATATATATTGTTCTGATCTAATAGTCTTTCATGTTTTCCGCTTTCAACTATTTTACCTTTATCTATAACAACAATATTATCTGCATTTTTTATAGTACTTAATCTATGAGCTATTACTATAGTTGTTCTTTCTTTGGTAATTTTAGATAATGATTTTTGAATTAAAGCCTCTGTTTCATTATCAACTGAGGCTGTAGCTTCATCTAATATTAATATTGGTGCATCCTTTAAAACAGCTCTCGCTAAGGCGATTCTTTGACGTTGTCCGCCTG carries:
- the psbP gene encoding photosystem II reaction center PsbP; this translates as MKNIRFNPFKYLFLIFLCLTLSACSGGLNAGLEAYQSPDGRYAFLYPTGWTRVKVDGGPEIIYHDLINSNETLSLVISDVNKEVQLEQLGSPSEVGQTLIDKVIAPEGSGREVKLINANKRESSNHIFYDLEYELNLNEQARHELATVVIDRGTLYTFAVGTNEERWNKVDGMFINVIQSFNFLI
- the recR gene encoding recombination mediator RecR, yielding MITYTKPLSKLIGHFEKFPGIGPRTAQRLALFILKQPESTIRDFSKALLEAHSNVGRCKKCFNLTSEDECEICKNTERNQKLICVVAETKDLLALERAREFKGVYHVIGGLISPMDSVGPELLEIRSLVERVSKSEIDEIILALTPSVEGDTTSLYIGKLLAPFTKVTRIAYGLPMGSELEYVDEVTLARALEGRTKLN